The Rhopalosiphum maidis isolate BTI-1 chromosome 1, ASM367621v3, whole genome shotgun sequence genome has a segment encoding these proteins:
- the LOC113555549 gene encoding clusterin-associated protein 1 has product MSYRDLFKFTEVMRSLGYHQQISMDSFHSPNFSLVSEILFWLALRFEPDTNLPQEIETSEQRVYFIRSIVEFFVLKTNIKLNVKKLYQADRNAVGELLKITDLLNDALNKKQIYEDEGFTKLETNLTYKANELKTTRELASKITQKGAELFRSLEEESELRPIRDSRVNAALDINEVEQSLKTLIQKTKKETEHTRDLIKNISATEANLDAKITKRREDLERNSKRLQTLKQVRPAFLEEFEDLESELRNLYQEYITRQRCISYLEHQQEQVAQAELIHIQAQQELAKKIIENNKQDDDLKLLEEVNNEPYNNQLLENTPDISIKGRVSSAATSRNRGMFGRLSDSETDSDLMLDDEEDSNIMASDGELSTSRAEKLGSIHSDSVDSND; this is encoded by the exons atgtcttACAGGGATTTATTTA AATTCACTGAAGTCATGAGATCATTAGGATATCATCAACAGATATCTATGGATAGTTTTCATAGTCCAAATTTTAGTTTAGTgtctgaaattttattttggttggCTTTACGTTTTGAGCCTGACACTAATTTACCACAAGAAATTGAAACATCTGAACAACGAGTTTATTTCATTCGCTCAATTGtagaatttttt gttCTCAAGACCAATATCAAGTTAAATGTAAAGAAATTATATCAAGCTGATCGAAATGCAGTGGgtgaactattaaaaataactgattTGCTTAATGatgcattaaataaaaaacaaatttatgagGATGAAGGTTTTACCAAATTGGAAACTAACTTaacttataaa GCCAATGAACTAAAAACGACAAGAGAATTGGCTTCTAAAATTACTCAAAAAGGTGCTGAATTATTTCGTTCTTTAGAAGAAGAAAGCGAACTACGGCCAATTAGAGATAGTCGAGTTAATGCTGCATTGGATATTAATGAAGTTGAACAAAGCCTTAAGACACTAattcagaaaacaaaaaaagaaactgAACATACTAgagatttgataaaaaatatttctgcaACTGAAGCCAACCTGGatgcaaaaattacaaaacggCGAGAAGATTTAGAAAGAAATTCAAAGAGACTTCAAACTTTGAAACAAGTGAG gcCAGCCTTCTTAGAAGAATTTGAAGATTTAGAATCTGAACTCAGAAACTTGTATCAAGAATATATTACAAGACAAAGatgtataagttatttagAACATCAACAAGAACAGGTCGCTCAGGCAGaactaatacatatacaagcacaacaa gaattagcaaaaaaaattattgaaaataataaacaagatgatgatttaaaactattgGAAGAGGTTAATAATGAACCATATAATAACCAACTTTTAGAAAATACACCagatattagtattaaagggagag ttagtagTGCAGCTACAAGTAGAAATCGTGGTATGTTTGGCCGCTTATCAGACAGTGAAACAGATTCTGATTTAATGTTGGATGATGAAGAAGATTCCAATATAATGGCATCTGACGGAGAACTTTCAACTTCTAGAGCTGAAAAACTAGGAAGTATTCACAGTGATAGTGTTGATAGTAACGACTAA